A window of Psychroflexus sp. ALD_RP9 contains these coding sequences:
- the tgt gene encoding tRNA guanosine(34) transglycosylase Tgt, which produces MKFEKHKVDPLSKARAGTITTDHGTIETPIFMPVGTRATVKGVHQKELREAINPDIILGNTYHLFLRPGTEILKKAGGLHQFMNWDRNILTDSGGYQVYSLSANRKIKEEGVKFKSHIDGSMHWFTPENVMDVQREIGADIIMAFDECTPYPCDYKYAKRSMHMTHRWLERCIKRINETEPLYGHQQTLFPIVQGSTYKDLRKQSAEYIAGVGAEGNAIGGLSVGEPDDEMYAMTEVVNNILPEDKPRYLMGVGTPINLLENIALGVDMFDCVMPTRNARNGMLFTADGFINIKNKKWEDDFSPIDANGYTWVDTEYSKAYLRHLFSVKELLGLQIASIHNLGFYLWLVREARQQIIDGTFKPWKEKMVKNMATRL; this is translated from the coding sequence ATGAAATTTGAGAAACATAAAGTAGACCCGCTTTCAAAAGCTCGTGCTGGAACAATTACAACAGATCACGGAACAATAGAAACGCCTATTTTTATGCCTGTTGGCACTAGAGCTACAGTTAAAGGCGTTCATCAAAAGGAACTTCGTGAAGCTATAAATCCAGATATTATATTAGGTAACACATATCATTTATTTTTAAGACCTGGTACAGAAATTTTGAAAAAAGCTGGTGGCTTACATCAGTTTATGAATTGGGATCGTAACATTTTAACCGATAGTGGCGGCTATCAAGTTTACTCACTTTCTGCGAATAGAAAGATTAAAGAAGAAGGTGTGAAATTTAAATCTCATATTGATGGTTCTATGCATTGGTTTACACCAGAAAATGTCATGGATGTTCAACGTGAAATTGGTGCTGATATTATTATGGCTTTTGATGAATGCACGCCATATCCTTGTGACTATAAATACGCTAAAAGAAGCATGCACATGACGCATCGCTGGCTTGAACGATGCATTAAACGCATTAACGAAACCGAGCCTTTATATGGGCATCAACAAACATTGTTCCCGATTGTTCAAGGCAGTACATATAAAGACCTAAGAAAACAGTCTGCAGAATATATTGCTGGCGTTGGTGCTGAAGGTAACGCTATTGGCGGCTTGTCGGTTGGTGAACCAGACGATGAAATGTATGCTATGACCGAAGTTGTTAATAACATTTTACCAGAAGACAAACCACGTTATTTAATGGGTGTTGGCACACCAATTAATTTATTAGAAAATATTGCTTTAGGTGTTGATATGTTTGACTGCGTAATGCCAACTCGAAATGCTCGAAACGGAATGTTATTTACAGCTGATGGCTTTATTAACATCAAAAACAAAAAATGGGAAGACGACTTCTCTCCTATCGATGCTAACGGTTATACTTGGGTTGATACGGAATATTCAAAAGCATACTTGCGCCATCTTTTTAGCGTTAAAGAACTATTAGGACTTCAAATTGCAAGTATTCATAATTTAGGCTTTTACCTTTGGTTGGTTCGCGAGGCCAGACAACAAATTATTGATGGTACATTTAAGCCATGGAAAGAAAAAATGGTAAAAAATATGGCAACACGTTTATAA
- a CDS encoding BLUF domain-containing protein translates to MNLRYVSYMSVQTQVMSKTEVENFLFKIREKNKRLAITGVLLLIQGKFVQYIEGPEEEIDRVYKKIKHDPRHNDLLLLDNGYLENRQFTNWSMAYKEVEDNHIKSIVGQKDLHLDDVFLNPTEDKTHPVLKILYNFTKTLSS, encoded by the coding sequence ATGAATTTACGCTATGTTTCCTATATGAGTGTACAAACTCAAGTTATGAGTAAAACTGAAGTTGAAAATTTTTTATTCAAAATAAGAGAAAAAAATAAGCGATTAGCAATTACTGGCGTTTTATTATTAATTCAAGGTAAATTTGTGCAATATATTGAAGGTCCTGAAGAAGAAATTGATCGCGTTTATAAAAAAATAAAGCATGACCCTAGGCATAACGATTTATTACTTTTAGATAATGGTTATCTTGAAAATAGACAATTCACCAATTGGTCTATGGCTTATAAAGAAGTTGAAGACAATCATATCAAGAGCATTGTTGGCCAAAAAGACTTACATCTTGATGATGTCTTTTTAAATCCTACAGAAGATAAAACCCATCCAGTTTTAAAAATACTTTATAATTTTACCAAAACACTTTCTAGCTAA
- a CDS encoding transketolase: MSTTQQLQDFVTQVRRDILRQVHQVNSGHPGGSLGCAEFFSVLYQEIMNYSKDFDMDGKNEDLFFLSNGHISPVFYSVLARSGFFPVKELQTFRKIDSRLQGHPTTHEGLPGVRIASGSLGQGLSVAIGAAAAKKLNNDDSIVYTLHGDGELQEGQNWEAIMYAAANHVDNLVATVDYNKKQIDGSTDDVLALGDLKAKFEAFGWSVLELKDGNDIKAIQSTLSLAKSQTGNLKPIVILMETEMGHGVDFMMGTHAWHGKAPNDVQLESALSQNPETLGDY, from the coding sequence ATGTCTACAACACAACAACTTCAAGATTTTGTCACGCAAGTTAGACGTGATATTCTAAGACAAGTACATCAGGTAAATTCAGGTCATCCAGGCGGTTCGCTGGGTTGTGCCGAATTCTTTTCAGTTCTCTATCAAGAGATTATGAATTATTCTAAAGATTTTGATATGGATGGAAAAAATGAAGATCTCTTCTTTTTGTCTAATGGCCATATTTCACCTGTATTTTACAGTGTTTTAGCCCGTTCTGGATTTTTTCCTGTAAAAGAATTACAAACATTTAGAAAAATTGACTCCAGATTACAAGGTCATCCGACAACGCATGAAGGCTTGCCAGGTGTTCGTATTGCATCAGGTTCATTAGGTCAAGGTTTGTCGGTGGCAATTGGTGCAGCTGCCGCCAAGAAACTTAATAATGATGATAGTATAGTTTATACATTACATGGTGATGGTGAATTGCAGGAAGGCCAAAACTGGGAAGCGATTATGTACGCCGCTGCTAATCATGTTGATAATCTAGTGGCAACGGTAGATTATAACAAAAAACAAATTGATGGCTCTACAGATGATGTTTTAGCTCTTGGTGATTTAAAAGCAAAGTTTGAAGCTTTTGGCTGGAGCGTTTTAGAATTAAAAGATGGTAATGATATCAAAGCTATACAGTCAACACTTTCTCTTGCTAAATCTCAAACAGGAAACCTAAAGCCAATTGTTATTTTAATGGAAACAGAAATGGGTCATGGTGTTGATTTTATGATGGGAACTCATGCCTGGCACGGGAAAGCACCTAATGATGTTCAACTAGAAAGTGCACTATCTCAAAACCCAGAAACTTTAGGAGACTATTAA
- a CDS encoding 3'-5' exonuclease encodes MELNLHKPICFFDLETTGVNVTKDRIVEISILKVFPNHNKESYTWRVNPGIPIPPETTAVHGISDKDVENEPSFNELAPKIQQLLEGADLAGYNSNRFDIPLLAEEMLRTEIDFDLDKVKAIDVQTIFHKKEKRTLEAAYKFYCNKNLNDAHSAEADTNATYEVLKSQLDRYEDLQNDTKWLAEFSTHKKFADLAGFIVFNKNGEEVFSFGKHKGKKVEDVLEKEPGYFGWIQNADFPRYTKKILTRIKLRKLATK; translated from the coding sequence ATGGAATTAAATCTTCACAAGCCAATTTGTTTTTTCGACCTTGAAACAACTGGTGTAAACGTTACAAAAGATCGCATTGTTGAAATTTCTATACTTAAGGTTTTTCCAAATCATAATAAAGAGTCTTATACATGGCGTGTTAATCCAGGAATTCCTATTCCGCCAGAAACAACAGCTGTACATGGTATTAGTGATAAAGATGTAGAAAATGAACCTAGTTTTAATGAATTAGCACCTAAAATTCAGCAATTGCTCGAAGGTGCAGATTTAGCTGGCTACAATAGTAATCGATTCGACATTCCTTTACTAGCTGAAGAAATGTTACGAACTGAAATTGATTTTGATCTTGACAAGGTTAAAGCAATCGATGTGCAAACCATATTTCACAAGAAAGAGAAACGTACGCTTGAGGCAGCTTATAAATTTTATTGTAATAAAAACCTAAATGATGCCCATTCTGCTGAAGCAGATACTAATGCCACATATGAAGTTCTAAAATCTCAACTTGACCGCTATGAAGATTTGCAAAACGATACCAAGTGGTTAGCTGAATTTAGTACACATAAAAAGTTTGCAGACCTTGCGGGTTTCATAGTATTTAATAAAAATGGAGAAGAAGTATTTTCATTCGGCAAACATAAAGGTAAAAAAGTCGAAGATGTTTTAGAGAAAGAGCCTGGTTACTTTGGTTGGATTCAAAACGCCGATTTCCCACGCTACACAAAAAAAATATTAACTCGCATAAAATTGAGAAAATTAGCGACGAAGTAA
- the dnaB gene encoding replicative DNA helicase, translated as MEQIKSSQTKSQQNQEVINLQRGKIPPQAVDIEEVVLGAMLIDKKGVDETIDILKPEAFYKEAHQHIYEAIKYLFEQGQAIDLLTVANELKKEKKLSLCGGEYYLIQLTQKVSSSAHIEYHARIILQKYIQRSLIHISNEIIEEAYDEGTDVFDLLDHAESKLYEVTQGNIKKSSETAQQLVMQAKKRIEEISNKEGLSGIPSGFNDLDKLTSGWQPSDLIIVAARPGMGKTALTLSMARNIAVGQGVPVAFFSLEMSSVQLITRLISSETSLSSEKLRTGQLEQHEWELLNVKVKSLEKAPLFIDDTPSLSIFDLRAKARRLSSQHGIKLIVIDYLQLMTGGSSNKNGNREQEISTISRNLKALAKELDVPVIALSQLSRAVETRGGSKRPLLSDLRESGAIEQDADIVSFIFRPEYYGIEEWDDDDATPTEGQAEFIVAKHRNGGLDNIRLKFVGHLGKFENLNTFDAPLEEISSSMNSDDQISTAHLPNSDDVFGDDSPNLNADDDNGVPF; from the coding sequence ATGGAACAAATAAAATCAAGCCAAACAAAATCTCAACAAAACCAAGAAGTCATTAACTTACAGCGTGGTAAAATACCGCCTCAAGCTGTTGATATTGAGGAAGTTGTTTTAGGCGCGATGCTTATCGATAAAAAAGGTGTTGATGAAACCATCGATATTTTAAAACCAGAAGCTTTTTACAAAGAGGCACATCAACATATTTATGAAGCTATTAAATATTTATTTGAGCAGGGTCAGGCAATTGACTTGTTAACAGTTGCAAATGAGTTAAAAAAGGAAAAAAAATTAAGTCTTTGCGGTGGCGAATATTACCTCATTCAACTCACACAAAAGGTATCTTCTTCAGCTCATATTGAATACCATGCTCGTATCATTTTACAAAAATATATACAACGAAGTCTTATTCATATCTCAAATGAAATCATAGAAGAAGCTTATGATGAAGGGACTGACGTTTTTGATTTATTAGATCATGCAGAATCTAAGTTATATGAAGTTACTCAAGGTAATATCAAAAAATCTTCAGAGACTGCTCAGCAATTAGTCATGCAAGCCAAAAAGCGAATTGAAGAAATTTCAAACAAAGAAGGCTTAAGTGGTATTCCATCTGGATTTAATGATTTAGACAAATTAACATCTGGTTGGCAACCAAGTGATTTAATTATAGTTGCGGCGCGTCCAGGTATGGGTAAAACAGCTCTAACTTTATCGATGGCTAGAAATATTGCCGTTGGTCAAGGCGTTCCAGTAGCATTTTTCTCCTTAGAAATGTCATCTGTACAATTAATTACACGTTTAATTTCATCAGAAACAAGCCTATCTTCTGAAAAACTTAGAACAGGTCAACTTGAACAACACGAATGGGAATTACTCAATGTTAAAGTAAAATCTTTAGAAAAAGCACCATTATTTATTGATGATACACCATCGCTTTCAATTTTTGATTTACGAGCAAAGGCTAGACGCCTATCTTCACAACATGGTATTAAATTAATTGTAATTGACTACCTTCAACTTATGACAGGTGGTTCAAGCAATAAAAATGGAAACCGTGAACAAGAAATTTCAACCATTTCAAGAAACTTAAAAGCTTTAGCTAAAGAACTAGATGTACCAGTAATTGCTCTTTCACAGTTGTCACGTGCAGTAGAAACACGTGGTGGAAGTAAAAGACCTCTTTTAAGTGATTTAAGAGAATCTGGCGCAATTGAACAAGATGCAGATATTGTATCCTTTATATTTAGACCTGAATATTATGGTATCGAAGAATGGGACGATGATGATGCCACACCAACTGAAGGTCAAGCCGAATTTATTGTTGCCAAACACAGAAATGGTGGGCTTGATAATATTAGACTTAAATTTGTCGGTCACCTTGGTAAATTTGAAAACCTTAACACCTTTGACGCACCATTAGAAGAAATTAGCTCGAGCATGAATAGCGATGACCAAATTTCAACGGCTCATCTACCCAATTCAGACGATGTTTTTGGAGATGATTCACCTAACTTAAATGCCGATGATGATAATGGTGTTCCTTTTTAA
- a CDS encoding LptF/LptG family permease has product MKILDWYILKRYLGTFGVLILLFIPIGIVIDLSEKIDDMIENEAPLDAILTYYFDFTIYFANLLFPILLFLSVIWFTSKLANNTEIIAFLSSGVSFSRFLRPYIIGATIVCTIALAFSLYLYPNASEGYNKFKYTYLKKGRQVRQTQDIYTQVNDNEFIYAANLRTEAKIARNFTLEHFEDNELKFKISARRLRFKDSIYTLTNYVMRKVGEREDVIIKKNSFDTILPFNFEALIPVNYIAETLNYTELNEFIEKERKKGSGLINTYLVVAYKRWSIPVSAFILTIIAVSVSAMKRRGGMGVNLAIGVVIAFTYIFLDKVFGTIAEKSTFSPFLAVWFSNIAFSILAIILLQKAKR; this is encoded by the coding sequence TTGAAAATACTTGACTGGTACATATTAAAAAGATATTTAGGCACATTTGGTGTTCTCATTTTATTATTTATTCCAATAGGAATTGTAATCGATTTATCAGAAAAAATTGATGATATGATCGAAAATGAAGCACCATTAGATGCCATTTTGACCTATTATTTTGATTTTACAATTTATTTTGCCAACCTATTATTTCCAATACTTCTATTTTTATCAGTCATTTGGTTCACTTCAAAATTAGCTAATAACACCGAAATTATTGCATTTTTAAGCTCTGGAGTTTCATTTTCAAGATTTCTTAGACCTTATATTATTGGCGCGACAATTGTTTGCACAATAGCTTTAGCATTTAGTTTGTACTTGTACCCTAATGCTAGCGAAGGTTACAACAAGTTTAAATACACTTATTTAAAAAAAGGAAGACAAGTTAGGCAAACCCAAGATATTTACACCCAAGTGAATGATAATGAATTTATTTATGCAGCTAATTTAAGAACCGAAGCCAAAATTGCCCGTAACTTTACTTTAGAACATTTTGAAGATAATGAGCTAAAATTTAAAATAAGTGCAAGGCGTTTAAGATTTAAAGACTCAATTTACACTTTAACTAATTATGTTATGCGTAAAGTTGGAGAACGTGAAGATGTAATTATTAAAAAAAATTCATTTGACACCATTCTACCATTTAATTTTGAAGCTCTAATTCCGGTAAATTACATCGCTGAAACTCTAAATTACACTGAATTAAATGAGTTTATTGAAAAAGAGCGTAAAAAAGGCTCTGGACTTATAAATACTTACTTAGTTGTGGCTTATAAGCGATGGAGCATTCCCGTATCTGCATTTATACTTACAATAATTGCTGTTTCAGTTTCAGCAATGAAACGCCGTGGCGGAATGGGCGTTAATTTAGCAATTGGTGTTGTTATTGCTTTCACCTACATTTTTTTAGATAAAGTGTTTGGTACAATTGCTGAAAAATCAACATTTTCACCATTCCTAGCCGTCTGGTTTTCAAATATTGCATTTAGTATATTAGCCATAATTTTACTCCAAAAAGCAAAACGATAA
- a CDS encoding transketolase family protein translates to MKTYINSGNIDTRSGFGAGLEVLGQKNENVVALCADLTGSLKMDAFKAKYPERFFQVGIAEANMIGIAAGLTIGGKIPFTGTFANFSTGRVYDQIRQSVAYSGKNVKICASHAGLTLGEDGATHQILEDIGLMKMLPGMTVINTCDYNQTKAATIAIAEHDGPVYLRFGRPKVANFTPENQNFEIGKALQLTEGKDVSIIATGHLVWEALEAAKTLNEAGISAEVINIHTIKPLDEGAILKSVAKTKCVVTAEEHNFLGGLGESVARTLTQNLPVPQEFVATQDTFGESGTPAQLMQKYGLNAAAIVEKTKAVIARK, encoded by the coding sequence ATGAAAACATATATAAATAGCGGTAATATAGATACAAGGTCTGGCTTTGGTGCTGGACTAGAAGTTTTAGGTCAAAAAAATGAAAATGTAGTCGCTTTATGTGCTGATTTAACAGGCTCGTTAAAAATGGATGCTTTTAAAGCAAAATATCCTGAACGTTTTTTTCAAGTGGGAATTGCTGAAGCTAACATGATTGGTATAGCTGCAGGTTTAACCATTGGTGGTAAAATTCCTTTCACAGGAACTTTTGCTAATTTTTCGACTGGCCGCGTTTATGACCAAATTAGACAGTCTGTCGCCTACTCAGGTAAAAATGTAAAAATTTGTGCATCGCATGCAGGTTTAACTCTAGGTGAGGACGGCGCAACACATCAGATATTAGAAGATATTGGTTTGATGAAAATGTTACCAGGAATGACGGTTATAAACACTTGTGATTACAACCAAACTAAAGCAGCAACCATTGCTATTGCTGAGCATGATGGTCCTGTGTATTTACGATTTGGAAGACCAAAAGTAGCCAATTTTACTCCTGAAAACCAAAATTTTGAGATTGGAAAAGCATTGCAATTAACTGAAGGTAAAGATGTAAGTATCATTGCGACAGGACATCTAGTTTGGGAGGCCTTAGAAGCAGCAAAAACTTTAAATGAAGCTGGTATAAGCGCCGAAGTGATAAATATTCACACTATTAAGCCGCTTGATGAAGGTGCTATTTTAAAATCGGTTGCTAAAACAAAATGTGTAGTTACCGCAGAAGAGCATAATTTTTTAGGTGGTTTAGGCGAAAGTGTTGCCAGAACCTTAACACAAAATCTTCCAGTACCTCAGGAGTTCGTTGCAACTCAAGATACTTTTGGAGAAAGTGGTACTCCTGCACAATTAATGCAAAAATACGGTTTAAATGCTGCAGCTATTGTTGAAAAGACAAAAGCTGTAATAGCTAGAAAATAA
- a CDS encoding acetyl-CoA carboxylase carboxyltransferase subunit alpha has protein sequence MEYLEFELPIKELQEQYEKACKIGADSDVDVTGTCQQLEKKIEDTKKDIYKNLTAWQRVQLSRHPNRPYTLNYIQAICGDTFLELHGDRNYGDDKAMIGGLGKIGDQSYMFIGQQKGYNTKTRQYRNFGMANPEGYRKALRLMKSAEKFNIPVVTFIDTPGAFPGLEAEERGQGEAIARNIIEMSQLKVPIISVIIGEGASGGALGIGVGDRILMLENTWYSVISPESCSSILWRSWEHKQTAAEALKLTAKDMKRLKIIDQIVKEPLGGAHSDQEKTYKTVASTITKTFGELKKLSAEDLVNQRMDKYINIGVYKD, from the coding sequence ATGGAATATTTAGAATTTGAGTTGCCTATAAAAGAACTCCAAGAACAATACGAAAAGGCCTGTAAAATCGGCGCTGATAGCGATGTTGATGTCACTGGCACATGCCAACAACTCGAAAAAAAGATAGAAGATACAAAAAAAGATATTTATAAAAATCTTACAGCCTGGCAACGTGTTCAGCTCTCACGTCATCCTAACAGACCTTATACCTTAAATTACATTCAAGCCATTTGTGGCGATACTTTTTTAGAATTACACGGCGATCGCAATTATGGTGACGACAAAGCCATGATTGGAGGTTTAGGAAAAATCGGTGACCAATCCTACATGTTTATCGGTCAGCAAAAAGGCTATAACACAAAAACACGTCAGTATCGTAATTTTGGTATGGCAAATCCAGAAGGCTATCGTAAAGCTTTACGTTTAATGAAAAGTGCCGAAAAATTTAATATTCCTGTAGTGACTTTTATCGATACACCAGGTGCGTTTCCTGGTCTTGAAGCCGAAGAACGTGGCCAAGGTGAAGCTATCGCCCGAAATATTATTGAGATGAGCCAACTTAAAGTTCCTATCATTTCAGTTATTATTGGTGAAGGTGCTAGTGGTGGCGCATTAGGTATTGGTGTCGGTGACCGAATTTTAATGCTTGAAAACACTTGGTATTCTGTAATTTCTCCAGAGTCATGCTCTTCTATTTTATGGCGCAGTTGGGAACATAAACAAACAGCTGCAGAGGCATTAAAACTAACAGCAAAAGATATGAAACGCCTTAAGATTATAGACCAAATTGTTAAAGAGCCGTTAGGAGGCGCCCATAGCGATCAAGAAAAAACTTATAAAACTGTTGCTAGTACAATCACCAAAACTTTCGGCGAACTTAAAAAGTTATCAGCTGAAGATTTAGTAAATCAACGCATGGATAAATATATTAATATTGGGGTTTATAAAGATTAA